Proteins from one Chitinophaga oryzae genomic window:
- a CDS encoding class I SAM-dependent methyltransferase, with protein MTHKLKVPATSRLVLEQAIRLYTSPLEQAYVNAIDFSETSRLSRDLTRAYPPAADMICYRKQAVREVIRQRMEQYPVQQVLILGAGLDPLSLYLLENYPRRISRILEVDNGYIEEKKKIYEDILHTTVPLYFLHCDLTDTVLLNKMLKQAGYVPEEPAIVIFEGVIHYISNEACVQVMQLLTTPMQHHLGVMDFSLSLTEVPDNYLVYHRNLLKVMETHLNMTANLNTRQQVRDMIGRFGRLVHLEPLCETEKKLTGANRIFLQPGHGIIEMAVFNL; from the coding sequence ATGACCCATAAGTTAAAAGTTCCCGCTACTTCGAGACTGGTATTGGAACAGGCTATCAGACTATACACCAGCCCACTGGAACAGGCCTATGTCAACGCTATTGATTTCAGTGAGACGAGCCGGCTTTCCCGCGACCTCACCCGCGCCTATCCGCCGGCGGCAGATATGATCTGTTACCGCAAGCAGGCAGTCCGCGAAGTAATACGGCAACGGATGGAACAGTATCCTGTACAACAGGTGCTGATCCTTGGCGCAGGACTGGACCCGCTGTCGCTTTACCTGCTGGAAAATTACCCCCGCCGTATCAGCCGTATACTGGAGGTGGACAACGGTTATATCGAAGAGAAGAAAAAAATCTATGAAGATATCCTGCATACAACAGTACCACTGTATTTTCTGCACTGCGATCTGACCGATACTGTTTTACTGAACAAGATGCTAAAGCAGGCAGGATACGTGCCGGAAGAACCAGCCATCGTTATTTTTGAAGGCGTCATTCATTATATCAGCAATGAAGCCTGTGTACAGGTCATGCAGCTGTTGACCACGCCTATGCAACACCACCTCGGCGTCATGGATTTTTCGCTGTCCTTAACGGAAGTTCCGGACAACTACCTGGTGTACCATCGTAATTTGTTGAAGGTGATGGAGACCCATCTCAACATGACTGCCAATCTCAATACCCGGCAACAGGTCCGCGATATGATAGGGCGCTTTGGGCGGCTTGTACACCTGGAACCGCTCTGTGAAACAGAGAAAAAACTTACCGGCGCCAACCGCATTTTTCTTCAGCCGGGACACGGCATTATAGAAATGGCCGTTTTCAATTTGTAA
- a CDS encoding cation:proton antiporter, with protein MHLPKLIIDLALILGAAGIITLLFRRLKQPMVLGYIIAGFIVGPNFHLFPSISDGESVKIWSEIGVIFLLFSLGLEFSFKKLMRVGGTAAITAFTEIACITVAGYFTGQLMGWSTMDSLFLGGLLASSSTTIIIRAFDELGIKKKPFTKIVFGVLVIEDIVVILLMVLLSTMAVSKQFEGSQMLFTIAKLMFFLAVWFLAGIFLLPTFLKKMEKYMNSETLLILSIALCLGMVILATQVGFSAELGAFIMGSIIAETTSSEKVEHLIQPVKDLFGAIFFVSVGMLINPEMIIEYRWPVLWITLLTIFGKFISTSTGALLSGRPLKEAVQVGMSMAQVGEFAFIIATLGVTLGVTSDFLFPVAVGVSAVTTFTTPYMIRFSTPMYNWLSKIIPEKWLLALNRYSASSQTLQAESDWRIVLNAYLKVIILNSVVLIAIILLNTYYVGPFIAKYVENQLLAKLIAVILAIAMMAPFISALTIKKVQGIAYKALWLDSKYNRGPLVVVEVIRNVIAVLLVGFLLNQFFPFWQALLGTSLVMLLVLLALRQQLQKYYNRIEHRFLSNLNAREEADAAKKTPAADLLPWDAQVSEIEINPWSSLIDTPLVDLQLREKYGINVGAIKRGNITIYAPTRQEKLFPNDVIVAIGTEAQLEEFNRVVNTLVVERSDDMADDNVGLTSIVVDEHNGLKGQTIRSSGIRERTNALVVGIARGSERILNPPSDMAFEWEDVVWLVGDRKKISELAKK; from the coding sequence ATGCATCTACCGAAATTGATTATTGACCTGGCATTGATCCTTGGAGCGGCAGGTATTATTACACTATTATTCAGGCGGCTGAAACAGCCCATGGTATTAGGTTACATCATCGCCGGCTTTATCGTGGGCCCTAACTTCCACCTTTTCCCCTCCATCAGCGACGGGGAGAGCGTAAAAATATGGTCTGAGATCGGCGTTATCTTTCTGTTATTTTCCCTTGGCCTTGAATTCAGCTTCAAAAAACTGATGCGTGTGGGAGGCACGGCGGCAATTACCGCCTTCACTGAGATAGCCTGTATTACCGTGGCCGGATATTTCACCGGTCAACTGATGGGCTGGAGCACCATGGACAGTCTCTTTCTCGGCGGGCTGCTCGCCAGTTCGTCCACGACTATCATCATCCGCGCTTTTGATGAACTGGGCATCAAGAAAAAACCCTTTACCAAAATCGTATTCGGCGTATTGGTGATAGAAGACATTGTAGTGATCCTGTTGATGGTATTGCTTTCCACCATGGCGGTCAGCAAACAGTTTGAAGGCTCCCAGATGTTGTTCACCATTGCCAAACTGATGTTTTTCCTCGCGGTATGGTTCCTGGCAGGCATCTTCCTGTTGCCTACTTTCCTGAAAAAAATGGAGAAATACATGAACAGCGAAACGCTGCTCATCCTCAGCATCGCCCTCTGCCTGGGCATGGTGATACTGGCCACGCAGGTAGGCTTTTCTGCGGAACTGGGTGCGTTTATCATGGGGTCCATCATCGCGGAGACTACCTCATCTGAAAAAGTAGAACACCTCATACAACCGGTAAAAGATCTGTTCGGCGCTATTTTCTTTGTGTCTGTGGGGATGCTCATCAATCCCGAGATGATCATAGAATACCGCTGGCCCGTGCTGTGGATTACACTGCTGACTATCTTCGGTAAATTTATCAGCACCTCTACGGGCGCGCTTTTATCCGGCCGGCCGCTGAAAGAGGCGGTGCAGGTGGGAATGAGTATGGCGCAGGTAGGCGAGTTTGCCTTTATCATCGCCACGCTGGGCGTGACGCTTGGTGTCACCAGCGATTTCCTGTTCCCCGTGGCGGTGGGTGTTTCCGCGGTAACGACCTTCACCACGCCGTATATGATCCGTTTCTCCACACCGATGTACAACTGGCTGTCGAAGATCATCCCGGAAAAATGGCTGCTGGCGCTCAACCGCTACTCTGCCAGTTCACAAACGCTGCAGGCGGAAAGCGATTGGCGCATTGTGCTCAATGCCTACCTGAAAGTGATCATTCTCAACAGTGTGGTGCTGATTGCCATCATTCTGCTCAACACCTATTACGTAGGGCCTTTCATCGCAAAATATGTGGAGAACCAGCTGCTGGCCAAACTGATTGCCGTGATACTGGCTATCGCCATGATGGCGCCGTTTATCTCCGCGCTCACCATCAAAAAAGTACAGGGCATCGCCTATAAAGCGCTGTGGCTCGACTCCAAGTACAACCGCGGTCCGCTGGTAGTGGTGGAAGTTATCCGTAACGTGATAGCGGTACTGTTGGTAGGTTTCCTGCTCAACCAGTTCTTTCCTTTCTGGCAGGCATTGCTGGGCACTTCGCTGGTGATGCTGCTGGTGCTGCTGGCGTTGCGTCAACAGCTGCAGAAATATTACAACCGCATTGAACACCGTTTCCTTTCCAACCTGAACGCCCGCGAAGAAGCAGATGCCGCCAAAAAAACGCCGGCAGCCGATCTGCTGCCCTGGGATGCACAGGTCTCTGAAATAGAGATCAACCCCTGGTCTTCACTGATCGACACGCCGCTGGTAGACCTGCAGCTACGGGAAAAGTACGGCATCAACGTAGGCGCTATCAAAAGAGGGAACATCACCATCTACGCCCCCACCCGGCAGGAAAAACTGTTCCCGAATGACGTGATCGTGGCCATCGGTACGGAAGCGCAGCTGGAAGAGTTCAACCGCGTAGTGAACACGCTCGTGGTCGAAAGAAGCGACGACATGGCAGACGACAACGTAGGCCTAACCAGCATCGTGGTAGATGAACACAATGGCCTGAAAGGACAGACCATCCGCAGCTCCGGCATCCGCGAAAGGACCAATGCTCTCGTGGTAGGCATCGCCCGCGGTAGCGAACGTATCCTCAACCCGCCATCTGATATGGCTTTCGAATGGGAAGATGTAGTGTGGCTGGTGGGAGACCGGAAGAAGATTTCAGAACTCGCGAAGAAATAA
- a CDS encoding response regulator transcription factor has protein sequence MEKHIITRPQLLLVDDNQEILDFIADDLQDKYHIITAKDGVTALGILRDSAIQLVVSDVMMPEMDGFELCRQIKSDVEYSHIPVILLTARNTLQSKIEGLELGADAYIEKPFSPAHLEAQIASLLSNRQKVRDHFATSPAAHIRSMAISRADEAFLDKLHEIILQHLTDVNLDVEVLADKMNMSRPTLYRKIKVISDLTPHELISLTRLKKAAMLLDSGYYKVNEAAEMTGFASLNNFSRNFQKQFGMLPSEYLARK, from the coding sequence ATGGAAAAGCATATCATAACCCGGCCCCAGCTGCTGCTGGTAGACGATAACCAGGAAATCCTTGATTTTATCGCCGACGACCTGCAGGACAAATACCACATCATTACCGCAAAGGACGGCGTCACCGCGCTGGGCATCCTGCGCGACAGCGCCATCCAGCTGGTGGTCAGTGATGTAATGATGCCGGAAATGGACGGCTTTGAGCTGTGCCGCCAGATTAAATCAGATGTGGAATACAGTCATATCCCCGTAATACTGCTCACCGCCCGCAATACCCTCCAATCCAAGATCGAAGGCCTCGAACTGGGCGCCGACGCTTACATCGAGAAACCTTTCTCTCCTGCCCACCTCGAAGCACAGATCGCCAGCCTGCTCAGCAACCGGCAAAAAGTACGCGACCATTTCGCCACTTCCCCCGCCGCACATATCCGCAGCATGGCCATCTCCCGCGCCGACGAAGCTTTCCTCGACAAGCTGCATGAGATCATCCTGCAACATCTCACCGATGTCAATCTCGATGTGGAAGTCCTTGCCGATAAAATGAATATGAGCCGTCCTACCCTGTACCGCAAGATAAAGGTCATCTCCGACCTTACCCCCCATGAACTGATCAGCCTTACCCGCCTCAAAAAAGCCGCTATGCTGCTGGACAGCGGTTATTATAAAGTCAATGAAGCTGCCGAAATGACCGGTTTCGCATCGCTGAATAACTTCAGCCGTAATTTTCAGAAACAGTTCGGGATGCTGCCATCGGAGTACCTGGCGAGGAAATAG
- the acnA gene encoding aconitate hydratase AcnA, translating into MNERIASLSKLEKEGRQISRLPFSIRILLENVLRNHDNFAITDEHVETLVNWQPTPPDKEIPFKPARVLMQDFTGVAAVVDIASIRAEVIRRGKDGAKINPAIPVDLVVDHSVQVDFFATDYAYTKNVAYEYERNKERYQLLKWAQQAFDNFTVVPPGMGICHQVNLEYLAHGVISRDGWAFPDSLVGTDSHTPMVNGIGVLGWGVGGIEAEAAILGQPIYFSCPQVIGLKLTGRLTEGVTATDMVLAITQLLRKYGVVDKFVEVFGDGLDHLSVPDRATISNMSPEFGCTVTYFPIDEQTLQYMRRTNRPEEVVARVESYCKENMLWRHGNENITYSDVIELDLSKVQSAVAGPKRPQDRILVKDLHSEFETLLNKEFKRMYTPEGKRRDTAWLSEGGSGTAFTYEIQKHTEEVAVEVDYLKSVRIKLKNEEYVLSDGAIAIAAITSCTNTSNPSVMIGAGLVAKKAISRGLYVKPWVKTSLAPGSRVVTEYLKRSGLLYELEALRFHVVGYGCTSCIGNSGPLPPHIAEAVDKGSLIVASVLSGNRNFEARVHPQVKMNFLASPLLVVAYAITGRVDVDLLNDPLGYDPNGEPVFLRDIWPTQDEINEAVAAAVKQEDFKNTYSVIFDGDDQWQGLLAPTGQDYHWSNDSTYIKEAPFFHDLPDTPSAAEDIVDGRVLLMLGDSVTTDHISPAGSFKADTPAGKYLIDRGIDPKMFNSYGSRRGNHEVMVRGTFANVRIKNALSPKEGGFTTLMPQGMVLPVYDAAMQYAAAKVPLIVLAGKEYGSGSSRDWAAKGANLLGIKAVIAESYERIHRSNLVGMGVLPLEYVDGQTAASLGLYGTEAYSITGIAEDLTPGKIVTVTATPATGDPVVFQAKCRLNSAIEIEYYKNGGILQYVLRAFLSRKEAK; encoded by the coding sequence ATGAACGAACGTATAGCATCTCTCAGCAAACTGGAAAAGGAAGGCAGGCAGATATCCCGTTTACCTTTCTCCATCAGGATCTTACTGGAAAACGTATTGCGCAATCACGACAATTTCGCTATCACCGATGAACATGTGGAGACGCTGGTCAACTGGCAGCCTACACCGCCCGACAAGGAGATCCCTTTTAAGCCGGCGCGTGTGCTGATGCAGGATTTTACCGGTGTGGCCGCCGTGGTGGATATTGCCTCGATCCGCGCAGAAGTCATCCGTCGGGGAAAAGACGGTGCTAAAATCAACCCGGCCATCCCGGTAGACCTGGTGGTGGACCACTCCGTACAGGTTGATTTTTTTGCTACGGACTACGCTTACACAAAAAATGTGGCCTACGAGTACGAGCGTAACAAAGAGCGGTATCAGCTGCTTAAATGGGCGCAACAAGCTTTCGATAATTTTACGGTCGTGCCGCCGGGCATGGGCATCTGCCACCAGGTAAACCTGGAATATCTTGCACACGGCGTGATCTCCCGCGATGGGTGGGCTTTCCCCGATTCGCTGGTAGGGACCGACTCCCATACGCCCATGGTGAATGGTATCGGAGTGCTGGGCTGGGGCGTAGGCGGTATTGAAGCAGAAGCCGCCATCCTGGGGCAACCGATTTATTTCTCCTGTCCTCAGGTGATCGGTCTGAAGCTGACCGGACGGCTGACAGAGGGCGTTACTGCCACCGATATGGTGCTGGCCATCACCCAACTGCTGCGCAAGTACGGCGTGGTGGATAAATTTGTGGAAGTATTCGGTGATGGGCTCGACCATCTCTCCGTACCCGACAGGGCCACTATATCCAACATGTCGCCCGAATTCGGTTGTACCGTGACCTACTTCCCGATCGACGAACAGACTTTGCAATATATGCGCCGCACTAACCGCCCCGAAGAAGTGGTGGCACGGGTGGAAAGCTATTGCAAGGAAAATATGCTGTGGCGTCATGGCAACGAAAACATCACTTACTCAGATGTGATAGAGCTCGACCTTTCGAAGGTGCAGTCCGCCGTAGCAGGCCCTAAGCGGCCGCAGGACCGTATCCTGGTGAAGGACCTGCATTCGGAATTCGAAACGTTGCTGAACAAGGAGTTTAAAAGGATGTACACCCCAGAAGGCAAACGCCGCGACACGGCGTGGCTGTCAGAAGGTGGTTCCGGTACCGCATTCACCTACGAGATCCAGAAACACACGGAAGAAGTGGCGGTGGAAGTGGACTACCTGAAATCGGTACGCATCAAACTGAAAAATGAAGAATATGTGCTGAGCGATGGCGCTATCGCTATTGCGGCCATCACCAGTTGCACCAATACCTCCAATCCGAGTGTGATGATAGGCGCCGGGCTGGTAGCTAAAAAAGCGATCAGCCGCGGCCTGTACGTGAAGCCCTGGGTGAAGACAAGCCTGGCGCCTGGTTCCCGCGTGGTGACAGAATACCTGAAACGTTCCGGTTTGCTCTACGAACTGGAGGCGTTGCGTTTCCACGTAGTAGGATATGGCTGTACTTCGTGTATTGGTAACAGTGGCCCGCTGCCGCCGCATATCGCTGAAGCAGTGGACAAAGGCAGCCTGATTGTGGCTTCTGTGCTGTCAGGCAACCGTAACTTTGAAGCGCGCGTACATCCGCAGGTGAAGATGAATTTCCTTGCATCGCCGCTGCTGGTAGTAGCTTATGCCATTACTGGCCGGGTAGATGTGGACCTGCTCAACGATCCGCTGGGGTATGACCCGAACGGTGAACCGGTATTCCTGCGGGACATCTGGCCTACACAGGACGAGATCAACGAAGCCGTTGCCGCCGCCGTGAAACAGGAAGACTTTAAAAATACCTATTCGGTGATCTTTGACGGGGATGACCAGTGGCAGGGCCTACTGGCGCCTACAGGGCAGGATTATCACTGGAGCAACGACTCTACCTATATCAAGGAAGCGCCGTTTTTCCACGACCTGCCGGATACGCCGTCAGCCGCCGAAGATATTGTTGACGGCCGCGTGCTGCTGATGCTGGGCGATTCAGTTACTACCGACCATATTTCGCCCGCCGGCTCTTTCAAAGCAGACACGCCTGCCGGTAAATACCTGATAGACCGCGGCATCGACCCAAAGATGTTTAACTCCTACGGCTCCCGCAGGGGGAATCATGAAGTGATGGTCCGCGGTACCTTTGCCAACGTACGCATCAAAAATGCGCTGTCGCCCAAAGAAGGCGGGTTTACCACCCTGATGCCGCAGGGCATGGTGCTGCCGGTGTATGACGCCGCCATGCAGTATGCCGCAGCCAAAGTGCCGTTGATCGTTCTCGCCGGAAAAGAATACGGCAGCGGTTCTTCGCGTGACTGGGCGGCCAAGGGCGCCAACCTGCTGGGTATAAAAGCCGTTATTGCGGAAAGTTATGAACGTATCCACCGCAGTAACCTGGTAGGCATGGGCGTATTGCCACTGGAATACGTGGATGGCCAGACAGCCGCTTCCCTGGGGCTTTATGGCACGGAAGCCTATTCCATCACCGGCATCGCAGAAGACCTGACACCCGGTAAAATTGTAACGGTAACGGCTACACCTGCCACCGGTGACCCGGTCGTTTTCCAGGCCAAATGCCGGCTGAATTCCGCTATCGAAATTGAGTATTATAAAAACGGCGGTATACTGCAATATGTGCTGCGCGCGTTTTTGTCCCGCAAAGAAGCGAAGTAG